GACCGAGTGGCGGTGACCACCGGCGCCGCCGAGATCGCCGACACCGCGGTCGAGGCGTTCGGCCGCCTCGGCGTGGTGGTCGACAACGTGGGCATCCGCGACCCGAACGCCGGCATGCCGCCCGAACTGTGTTCGCCCGCTGTGGTTCTCCTCGCCCACGAATCGTGCCCGCTCAACCGGAAGGTGCTGCTGACCGGGATGGGCGGGGTGCCCCGGCCGGCCGTCGTTCGCGCCCAGGGCAGCACCGAGGTCTCGCTGACCGCCGAGGACATCGCCGACAACCTCGGCCAGATCCTGTCCGTCGACGACGCCTGCGTCACCGAGTAAACCAGGAGCGTGCCGTGACCGACTTCGAGAAGGTGGACTTCTTCACCGACGCCGGCCTCATCCCGGATCCGTACCCGTACTTCGACTATCTGCGGTCGAGAAGCCCCGTCACCCCCGCCACCCCGCTCAACGTGCTGACCGTCACCGGCTACGAGGAAGCGCTCGAGGTGTACAAGGATCCGGCGTTCTCCTCGTGTGTGTCGGTGGCCGGGCCGTTCTCCGGCCTGCCGTTCGGCCCGGACGGACGCGACGACGTCACCGAGCTGATCGAGCAGCACCGGGACAAGGTGCCGATGGCCGAGCACATCACCACCCAGGACCCGCCGGTGCACACCCGCACCCGTGGCCTGCTGAACAAGCTGATCACGCCCAAACGCCTCAAGGAGAACGAGGAGTTCATGTGGCGGCTCGCCGATGAGCAGCTCGACACCTTCATCCGGCGCGGTTCCGCGGAGTTCCTGGAGGACTACGCGAAACCGTTCTCGCTGTTGGTGATCGCCGATCTGCTCGGGGTCCCGCGCGAGGACCACGACGAGTTCAAGGCGGCGTTCGCCAAGGAGACCGTCGGCGAACTGGGCAAGGAGGCACCGACCTCGCACAACCCGCTGCAGTGGCTCAACGACAAGTTCTACGCCTATATCGAGGACCGGCGACGGTCGCCGCGCGGCGATGTGCTCACCGAGCTGGCTCAGGCGAAGTACGAGGACGGGTCCACCCCCGACATCGAGGACGTCATGAACCTGTCGACGTTCCTGTTCGCCGCGGGTACCGAGACCACCACGAAGCTGGTCAGCGCGGCGGTCCGGATCATCGGGGAGAACCCGGAATACGAAACCGCGCTGCGCGACGACCGCAGCAGGATCCCCGCGTTCCTCGAGGAGACGCTGCGGATGGAGAGCCCGGTCAAGTCGCACTTCCGGCTCGCCCGCAAGACCACCAGCATCGGCGGCGTGAAGGTGCCCGCCGGCACCACCGTCATGCTGCTGCCGGGGGCCTGCAACCGCGATGCGCGAAAGTTCCCCGATCCGAACACGTTCAACCCCGATCGGCCGAACGTGCGGGAGCAGATCGCGTTCATCCGGGGCATTCACTCGTGTCCGGGCGCACCGCTGGCCCGGGCCGAGGGACGGATCTCGCTCAACCGCATCCTGGACCGAATGCGCGACATCCGCATCTGCGAACAACATCACGGCCCCGCCGACCACCGGCGCTACACCTACGAGCCGACGTTCATCATGCGCGGTCTCGCGGAATTGCACATCACCTTCACGCCGGTCGGCTAGAAAGAATGCCGTCGGCGGGGAACACGACGAAGGAGCACACACCATGGCCGGACGACTCGAGGGCAAGGTCGCGTTCATCACCGGTGCGGCCCGCGGGCAGGGGCGCGCCCACGCGCTCGCGATGGCGCGGGAGGGCGCCGACATCATCGCCGTCGACATCTGTCGGCAGATCGACTCGAACCCCTATCCGCTGGCCACTCCCGACGATCTGTCCGAGACCGAGCGTTCGATCAAGGAACTCGGCCGCCGGGTGGTGGCGCGGATCGCCGACGTGCGGGAGCGGCACGAGCTGCGCGACGCGGTCGAGGCCGGGGTGGCCGACCTGGGCCGGCTCGACATCGTCGTCGCCAACGCCGGGATCCTGCCGATGGCGATGGGCAAACCAGACCCGATGCACTTCGTCGACGCCACCGACGTCGACCTGGTCGGGGTGATGAACACCGTCGCGGTCACCCTGCCGCACCTGGGCAGCGGGGCGTCGATCATCGTGACCGGCTCCACCGCCGGGATGATCCGCGGCACCACCGACAACGACCAGATGGGGCCCGGCGGATCGGGTTACGCGTTCGCCAAGCGCATCCTGATCGAATACGTCGAGGAGATGTGCCTGAACCTGGCGCCGCGGATGATTCGCATCAACGCCATCCACCCCACCAACTGCAACACCCACCTGCTGCACAACGAGGGCATGTACACGATATTCCGGCCCGACCTGGTGGCCGAGGGCAAGACCCCCACCCGCGAGGACGCCGAGCCGGCGTTCACGTTCTTCCAGGCCATGCCGATCCCGTACGTCGAACCGGAGGACATCGCCAACCTGGGGGTGTTCCTGGCCAGCGACGAGAGCCGCTACATCACCGGCCAGCAGATCCGGGTGGATGCCGGCTCCCTGCTGAAGTGGCCGAACGGCCCCGGCCGGTAGGCGCCGTTGTCCTGAGCGGACCCCTGTCGGGCTCTCGCGGCATGCGCAGGGCCCGAGGTTTCCCGCGCGTGCGAAGGGGTCGCGTGCGAAGGGGTGTGGCCGATGCCGCGAAAGATCCGGTGGGCAAAGATGCGGTGGACAAAGATGCGGTGGACAAAGATGCGGTGGACAGCGCAACCGCGGTGATGCGGCCGGCCCGGATCACCCGATGCCCTGGCCGGCGGCGGCCGAACTGACACACTGGCCGAGCTGACACACTGGCCGAACTGACACACTGGGGGTGTGCGACCCACACCGGAGTGCTGGCTCACCGACATGGACGGCGTGCTCGTGCGCGAGGAGCACGCCCTGCCGGGAGCCGCCGAGTTCCTGCAGCGCCTCATCGACCGGAAACGGCGGTTCCTGGTGCTGACCAACAACTCGATCTTCACCCCGCGCGACCTGTCGGCACGGCTGGCGCGGTCGGGACTCCACGTCCCCGAGGAGGCCATCTGGACCTCGGCGCTGGCCACCGCGACCTTCTTGGCCGACCAGCTACCCGGCGGATCGGCCTACGTCATCGGTGAGGCGGGACTGACCACCGCACTGCACAACGTGGGCTACACCCTCACCGACATCGACCCGGATTTCGTCGTGCTGGGGGAGACCCGAACCTACTCGTTCACCGCGATCACCAAGGCGATTCGGCTCATCCTGCAGGGGGCACGGTTCATCGCCACCAACCCGGACGTCACCGGTCCGTCGCACGACGGACCGCTGCCGGCCACCGGGTCCGTCGCCGCGATGATCACCAAGGCGACCGGGCGCGAGCCGTACTTCGTCGGCAAGCCCAACCCGATGATGTTCCGCAGCGCGATGAACCGGATCCAGGCGCATTCGGAGAGCACGGTGATGGTCGGCGACCGGATGGACACCGACGTGGTCGCCGGGATCGAGGCCGGCTTGGAGACCATCCTGGTGCTCACCGGCTCCACCAGCGCCGAGGAGATCGAGCGCTACCCGTTCCGGCCCAGCCGGGTGCTGCCGTCCATCGCCGACGTCATCGAACTGGTATGACCCGACCCGGCGCCGAACCGCTCGATGAGCATTTCACCGCGACGGTCTCGGCGCTGGCTGCTCCGGCGGCCGCGCACTGGCCCGACGACGCCGCGCTGACCGCCGAACAGTGCCTGGCGCTGTTCGACGCGCAGCTGGGCAGCCGCCATCTGGACTTCGCGGCGCGGGTGCTGCGGGCCCGGGGCCGGGGCTACTACACCATCGGGTCGTCGGGACATGAGGGCAACGCCGCGGTCGCCGCCGCGCTGCGCCCCACCGATCCCGCGCTGCTGCACTATCGTTCGGGCGGCTTCTTTCTCGCCCGCGCCGCGCAGGTCGGCGGCAGCGACCCGATCCGCGACGTGCTGCTCGGGATGGCCGCCGCCGCCGAGGAACCCATCGCCGGCGGGCGGCACAAGGTCTTCGGCCGCGTCGACCTCAACATCATCCCGCAGACCTCGACCATCGCGTCGCATCTGCCGCGGGCCCTCGGCGTCGCGTTCTCGATCGCCCGCGCCAAGAAACTCGGCGTGGCGTGCCGCTGGCCCGACGACGCGGTGGTGGTGTGCAGTTTCGGCGATGCCTCGGTGAACCACTCGACGGCCGTCGGCGCCATCAACACGGCCCTGCACGCGGCCTATCAGGGCGTGCCGATCCCGCTGCTGCTGGTGTGCGAGGACAACGAGTGGGGCATCAGCGTGCGCACCCCGCCCGGCTGGATCGAACACACCTACGCGCACCGCGAGGGCCTGGCCTACTTCAGCGCCGACGGTTCCGATCTGCCGGCCACCTACCAGACCGCGGTCGCGGCAGCGGATTACGTGCGCACTCGGCGCCGCCCGGCCTTCCTGCATCTGCGGATGGTCCGGTTGATGGGTCATGCCGGAACGGACTACGAGCCGGGCTACCGGAACCCTGACGAGATCCGCGCCGACTACGCGCGGGATCCGCTGCTGCGCACCGCACGAATGCTGGTCGAGCACGGGGTGCTGACCCCGCAGCAGATCCTCGACCGCTATGAAGCCAAACGCGCCAACGTGATCCGGCTCGCCGACGACGTGGGCGAGCGGCCGCGGCTGGCATCGGCCGACGAGGTGATGCGCCCGCTGCGTGAGATGATCGACCGGGCGCGTGCCGTCACCCCGGGTTCGCTGGCGGCCTCCGTGCGTCCCCGGCACGCCGAGACACACCTGACGGTCGCGGCCGCGATCAACCGGTCGCTGCACGACCTGCTCGACCGCTACCCGGAGGCGGTGGTCTTCGGCGAGGACGTCGCCCGCAAGGGCGGGGTGTACGGGGTCACCCGCGGGCTGCTGTCGGCCACCGGCGCGGCCCGGGTGTTCGACACCCTGCTCGACGAGCAGTCCGTCCTCGGACTGGCGCTCGGCGCCGGGCTGTCCGGGCTGCTGCCGATCGCGGAGATCCAGTACCTGGCCTACCTGCACAACGCGGCCGATCAGCTCCGCGGTGAGGCGGCCACCCTGCAGTTCTTCACCAACCGCCAGTACCGCAACCCGATGGTGGTGCGGATCGCCGGGTTCGGATACCAGCGCGGATTCGGCGGGCACTTCCACAACGACAACTCGATAGCGGCCCTGCGGGACATCCCCGGGGTGGTGATCGCATCCCCGGCCCGCCCCGACGACGCCGCCGCGATGTTGCACACCTGCGCGGCGGCCGCGCGTGAGGCCGGCGCGGTGTGCCTGTTCCTCGAACCGATCGCGCTGTATCACACCCGGGATCTGCACCACGACGGCGACGGCGGTTGGCTGGCACCGTATCCCGACACGGCCGTGCCGATCGGCGCGGCGCGGGTGTATGGCGACGGCACCGACCTGACCATGCTCACCTTCGGCAACGGGGTGCGGATGAGCCTGCGGGTGGCGCGGCGGCTGGCCGAACGGGGAATCGGCGCCCGCATCGTCGACCTGCGCTGGCTGGCGCCGCTGCCCGAGTCCGACATGCTGCGCGAGGCCGACGCCACCGGCCGGGTCCTCGTCGTCGACGAGACCCGCCACAGCGGCGGTGTCGGCGAAGGGCTGCTCGCCGCGCTCGTCGAGCACGGCTATCGGGGCCGGATGGCGCGGGTGGCCGGCCGCGACAGCTTCATCCCGCTCGGCGATGCGGCGCAGCAGGTGCTGCTCGGCGAGGACACCATCGAGGCGGCAGCGGTGAATCTGATGACCGATCCGGCTTGATAACTTGACCCGGTGATCGCTTCGCCGGACGTCACCCGACCGCTGGCCGGGGTGCGCATTGTCGAGATCTCGAGTTTCGTCGCGGTCCCGCTGGCCGGGATGACCCTGGCCCAGTTGGGTGCCCAGGTGATCCGGGTCGACCCGATCGGCGGTGCGGCCGACTACCACCGGTGGCCGCAGACCGCCGACGGGGTGAGCATCTACTGGGCCGGCCTGAACAAGGGCAAGCGCTCGGTGGCCGCCGACATGCGCTCGGCCGACGGGCAGGAACTGGTACAGCGGCTGATCGTCGACGCCGGCGTGCTCATCACGAATGTCGCAGGACGGCAATGGCATTCCTACGAGACCCTGTCCGCGATGCGGCCGGACCTGATCCACGTCGAGGTGTGGGGGCGCGCCGACGGCGGCACCGGGGTGGACTACACCGTCAACGCCGGCATCGGGTTCCCCCTGGTGACCGGCCCCGCCGAACACACCGGACCGGTCAACCACGTGCTGCCCGCCTGGGACGTCAGCTGCGGGCTCTACACCGCACTGGCCGTGGTCACCGCGCTGCGGCACCGCGACGCCACCGGGCAGGGCCAGCAGATCACCATTCCGCTGGAGAACGTGGCGCTGGCCACCGCCGGCAACCTGAGCTTCCTGTCCGAGGCGATGATCAACCACACCGACCGCGAGCGGATCGGCAACGCGGTCTACGGCCAGTACGGCCAGGACTTCACCAGCAGCGACGGGGTGTCGTTCATGGTGGTGACGTTGACGCCGCGCCACTTCCGCGACCTCACCGAACTGACCGGCACCACCGAGGAGGTCGCCGCGCTCGCCGAATCCCTCGGGGCGGACTTCGCCGACGAGGGTGAACGGTACCGCCACCGCGAGGCGTTGACCGAACTGTTCCGGCCGTGGTTCGCCGCGCACACCGCGGCCGAGATCACCGAGGCGCTGTCGGCCCGCTCGGTGCTGTGGGAGCGCTACCGCACCTTCGCCGAGGCCGCCGCCGATCAGCGGGTGACCGCCAACCCGCTGTTCACCGAACTCGACCAGCCGCGGATCGGCCGCTACCTTGCGCCCGGGCTGCCGCTGGCCATCGACGGCAGTTACCCGGCGCCGGAACCCGCTCCCGCGCTCGGTGACCACACCGCCGAGGTGCTGCGCGAGTGGCTCGGGCTCAGCGCCGAGGAGATCGCGAAGCTGACCGACGCCGGCACGGTGGCATGAGCGAACTGCTCCGGCTGCTCGACGTCCGGCAGGAGGCCGACGCCGACAGCTGGTCCGGTGCGGCCGCCGGACCGGCGGGAAAACGCGCATACGGCGGCCAGCTCGCCGCGCAGACTCTGGCGGCCGCCTGCCGCACCGTTCCCGCCGACCGGCCGCCGACCAACATGCACCTGCAGTTCCTGCGCGCCGGTGACGCCGCCACACCGGTGCGCTACACCGTGACCCGGGTCTACGACGGCCGCACCGCGGCGACGCGGCGCGTCGACTCGTACCAGGGGGAGCGGCTGCTGACCACCGCCAGCGTGTCGTTCGCGGCCACCCTGCCGGGACCGGAACACGGTCACCGCGGATCGCCGCCGGGTGATCCCGAGACCCTGGCGCGCACCGGTCCGGCCGGCCCGGCACCGTCGCTGCCGCTCGACGAGCTCGACATCCGGATCTCCGACACCGGAACCGGCACCGGATTCGTGCGGCGGCTGTGGTGGCGCACCACGGTGCGGCTGCCCGACGATCCGCTGGTGCATACGCTGATCGCGGTGTACGTCACCGACGTCTACATGATCGACCCCGCCCTGCGGGTGCACGGCCATTCGATGGCGGCCCGCACCCACCGCAGCGGCACCACCGACACGGCGATCTGGTTGCACCGGCCGGTGCGCGCCGATCGGTGGAATCTGCTGGAGACCTCGTCCCCCGCCGCCGCGCGGGGACGCGGTGTGGTCACCGGCAGCCTGATCGGCGTCGACGGCGCGATCGCGGCCACGCTGGTGCAGGAAGGTCTTATCGCCGAACGGGAATGAGCCGCGGCTGGGTGGTTCGGTCGGCGAGCCGGCGCCGTACCGCGGTCACCGCACGGGTCAGCGCCACCCCGACGGCCAGCGATGCCGCGACACCGATCGCCGGGTGACCCTCGAACAGCTCATACACCTGGTAGTGCACCAGGTAGGTGTACAGCGAAGCCTCGGCCAGCGTCCCGGCGACCGCCGTCACCGCCGCCGGACAGCGGATCGTCGGCACCCAGATCAGCAACACCAGCCCGACCAACACGATCGCGCCGCGCACCGGGTTGTCGAAGTAGCCGTACAGGCCGACGGCGAGCACGGTGGTCACCACCGCTCGCTGCCAGTTCGTCGCCGCCTTGGCGGCGGCCCAGCCGACCGCGAAGAACCAGAACGCCAGCATGGTGAACCACGCGTCGCGGCCCAGGCCGAGCCCGAGGATGTCGTAGCGCAGCGCCAACCCGACCGCCAGAAACGCCATCGCGACGGTGAACGGCCACTGCCGTTCCAGCCGGTCGGCCAGCGGCAGCCAGAACACCAGCGCCAGCAGCACCAGCGTCCACACCAGGACCTCGACGAACCACAGCCGACCCGCCGTCATGCTGTCGTGCGGGCCGAGGAACTTGTTCGCCAGCAACAGGTTCGACCAGGTGTAGTCGTCGGTGAGCAGCAGTGCGATCGCGATCCACAGCACCGACGGCACCGCGATCCAGGCGATCGTCGACCACAGGTGGCGGACCCGGTCGGTGCGCGACACCGGGGTCTGGCAGAACCGGCCGAAGTTGTAGCCCGCGACGCCCAACAGGACATGCGCCCCGCCCCAGATCGTGAACAGTTCGGCGTGGGAACCGACGATGAGCACGATCGCCGCCGCGCGCAACGCGACGCTGGTCTCCAGGCCGGCCCACCGGCCCGCGCGGCGGGGGCGGGCCGCGGCCTGCAGTTCGCGGATCGGCGTGCGCGGCCAGTCGGCGGGCAGCCGGCCCAGCAGCCGCTGCAGCCGCACCGTCACCGTCACGTAGGACAGTGAATTGCCGCCCAGGTCAACGAAGGTGGCGGCGGGGTCGATGGTGGCCGGGTCGAGGTGCAGCACCTCGGCGAACAGTTCACGCACGTCCGACGCCGAGGTGGGAGCGTCGGCGCCGGCGCTGTGGGCCAGCCGCCGTACGGCCGGATAGTCCGGTTTGCCCGATTCGAGCAGCGGCAGCTCGTCGACGGCGACCGCCCGCACCGCGCCGGCGGGGACCCCGGCGGCGTCGGCGGCGGCCCGCGCCACCGTCTGCGGGTCGTGGCCGCCGGTCGCGGCCACCGCGAGGCGGTCGCCGTCGCCGGTGCACAGCGCGGTGATGCCCTGGTCGCGCAGCGCGGTCTCGACCCGGTGCAGATCGATGCGCAGGCCGTACAGTTTGACGAACCGGCTGGTGCGGCCGACCACCTCGTACAGCCCGTCCGGGGCGCGGCGGGCGATGTCACCGGTGCGCAGCGTCTCGACGGTCTTGCCCAACGCGAGATCGTCCGGCCCGTGCGCGTAGCCCATCATCACGTTGGGGCCGCGGTAGACCAGTTCGCCGACCTCGTCGCCCGGCCAGCCGTCGACCGGTTCGATGCTGAACGAACCGCCGGGCACCGGCCGGCCGATCGCGCCGGGCCGGGTCAGCGCCAGTTCCGGCGGCAGATACGCCATGCGGGCGGTCGCCTCGGTCGCCCCGTACATCACGTACAGGTCGAAACCCGCTCGCCGGCCGAGTTCGGCGAATCGCCTCACCCGCTCCGGCGGCATCCGGCCGCCGGCCTGGGTGACGTAGCGCAGATCGGGTGTGCTCGAGCCGTCGAACCCGATGCGCTCGAGCAGTTCGAACGTGTACGGCACCCCGGCGAACGAGGTGCCGCGGTGACGGCGGAACAGGTCCCAGAACTGTTCGTCGACCACCGATCTGTCGGTGAGGATCAGCCCCGCGCCGACCAGCAGGTGGCTGTGGATCACCGACAGCCCGTAGCAGTACGACATCGGCAAAGTGGTTGCCGCCCGGTCGGTTTCGCGCAGGCCCAGATAGTCGGCGATCACCGTGGCGTTGGAGATGAGGTTGGTGCGCGACAACCGCACCAGCTTCGGCGAGCCGGTGCTGCCCGACGTCGACAGCAGCAGGGTCAGGTCGTCGTGCAGCTGCCGGTGCGGGTCGCCCGTTCGGCGGTGCACGCCGGCGGCGTCGATCACGATGTCGGGCCGGTAGGTGCTTTCGATCGCGGAGTGGTCGCGCCCGGCCGGCAGCGGCAGCACCACATGACCGGCGGCCAGCGCGCCGAGGTAGTGCACCAGCGTGGCGATGTCGTTGCGGGTCTCGATGAGCACCAGGCGGCGGGGACCGGCGAGGTGAGCGGCGACGGTCTCGACCCGGTCGGCGAGTTCGCGGTAGCTCAGCTGCGCGTGGTCGGTGCCGACCGCGAAGCGCTCGCCGTAGCCGCGCAGGTGCGCGACGATCATCGCAGGACCACTCCGCGGCCCCGCAGCTCGATACGCACCTTGGTGTCCGGGCGCGGGGGCTCGATGCTGTGCTGGCGCACCACGATCGGTTCGCCGTCGCCGCCGGGGTCGATGGTCAACAGCACGTCATGGCCGAGGAACTCCACCGCCAGCACCCGGCCCACCGTGGTTGGGTCCGCGGTGTCCGAGATCGGGGTCGCGACAACCTGTTCCGGACGAAGCACCAGCGTGCCGGCGCCGTTGTCGCCGGTCACCGGGATGCGTCCGAGCGCACAGTCGGCGACGCCGTCGGTCACCACGCACGGCACCGTGATGCAGTCGCCGAGGAACCGGGCGGTGAACAGGTCGGTGGGCTCGCGGTACACCTGCTGCGGCGGGCCGATCTGGGTGAACCGCCCGTCGCGCATCACCGCGATCTGGTGGGCGATCGACATCGCCTCCTCCTGATCGTGGGTGACCAGCAGCGTGGTCACACCGCGTTCGGCGAGCAGCGCCGCCACCGCTTTGCGGGTCGCGGCGCGCAGGCCGGTGTCGAGCGCGCTGAACGGTTCGTCGAGCAGCATCAGCTTCGGGCTGCGGGCCAGGGCGCGGGCCAGCGCGACCCGCTGTTGTTGGCCTCCGGAGAGCTGGTGCGGGCGGCGGTGCGCGAACGACGGGTCCAGCGAGACGGTTTCGAGCAACTCGGCGACCCGCTCGCGGATCGCCCGGCGGCCGAGCCCGCGCAGTCCGTAGGCGATGTTCTGGCCGACGGTCAGGTGTGGGAACAACGCCCCGTCCTGGGCCACGTAGCCGACGGCGCGTCGGTGCGGGGCCACCCCGCCGTCCGGTCCGGCGACCCGGCGGCCGGCGATGGTCACCGAGCCGGCATCGGGCTGTTCGAACCCGGCGATCAGCCGCAGCAGCGTGGTCTTCCCGCAGCCCGAAGCCCCGACCACCGCGGTGACGGTGCCCTCCGGGACGTCGAGGTCGACGTGGTCGAGCACCGTGTGGGCGCCGAACGACTTCGTCAGGCCACGGATCTCCAGCAGGCTCATAGCGCGGCCGCCTTCGTCGACTGGCGGAACAGGATGACCGTCACCGGTATCGCCAGGACGACCAGCACCAGTGCGTACGGCGCGGCCGCCGCGTAGTCGAGCTCGCTGGACAGCGACCAGAACCGCATCGCCAACGTGTTGGTGCCGGTCGGGGCGAGCAGCAGGGTGGCGGTCAGTTCGGTGGCCACCGCGACGAACACCAGCGACGCCCCGGCGGCCGCGGCGGGCGCGGTGAGCCGCAACGTCACCCGCAGGAACGTCGCGGCCGGCGACGCGCCCAGCGAGCGGGACGCCTCCTCCAGGCCGGGGGGCACCTGGGCGAGCCCGGCGCGGACGTTGATCAGGGCCCGTGGCATGAACAGCAGCACATAGGCGAACACGATCAGCGGCATGCTCTGATAGAGCGGGCGGGCGAGCTGAATCGCGACCGTGACCAGGGCCAGCGCGGTGACGATGCCGGGCAGGGAACTGGTCACGTAGTTCGCGCCCTCGACGGCGCGGGCGAGAAAGCCGCTGGAGCGCACCGCGACCCAGGCGACCGGGTAGGCCAGCATGGTGGTGATCACCGCGGCGGTGGCCGCCAGGCCGATGGTCTGGCTCAGCGAGCTGGTGATGTCGCCGATGTCCCACACCCCGGTGCCGCCGATCCACAGCCAGCGCAGCAGCGTCCACAGCGGCACCCCGATCGACAGCACCGCCAGCGCGGTGAGTGCCAGGGTGGCGGGGATGACGCTGTGGCGCAGGTGGATCGGTGTGGCGGTCCGTTGCGCGCCGGAGCCGATGCGGGCGAAGCGGGCCGGGCCGCGCGCGGCGGCCTCGGCGACCAGCAGCAGCACGCACAGCGCGACCAGCACGCTGGCCAGCATGCTGCCGGCGGCGCCGTCGAAGTTCACCTGGAACTGCTGGAAGATCGCCACGGTGAAGGTCTCGAACCGCACCATGGCGAACGCGCCGTACTCGGCCAGCAGATGCAGCGCGATCAGCAGGCCGCCGCCGAGAATCGCCAGTCGCAGCTGCGGCAACACCACCCGGAAGAACACCTCGAAGGTGTTGGAGCCGAGCGCCCGCGCGGATTCCTCGACCGCGGGATCCAGCCGGCGCAGTGTCGCCGCGACCGGCAGGTACAGGAACGGGAAGTAGGACAGCGTGGTCACCAGCACCCCGGCCCACAGCCCGTGCAGTGACGGCACCACACCGACCCAGGCGTAGCTGTTGACGAATGCCGGGACCGCCAGCGGGGCAACGAACAACGGACGCCACAGCGCCCGGCCCGGCAGGTCGGTGCGCTCCACCAGCCAGGCCACCCCGACCCCGATCAGCACGCACAGCGGCACGGTGACGAGCACCAGCGCGACCGTGTTGAACAGCAGATCGGCCACCCGGGGCCGGACCACCAACTCGTAGGCGCGGTGCCAGCCGACCGACACGATGCCCCACAGCACGTAGCCGATCGGGATACCCGTCGCGGCCACCAGCACGGCGACGATCGCCGCGACGAGCGGATGTGGCCGGGCGCCGCCGACCGACCGTGCGGCCGGGGCGGCGGGGGTCGCGACGGCGGGGACAGCCACCTACAAGAGTCCTGCCTGCGTCATCAGTTCGGTCACCTTCTTCTCGTCCAGCGTCGAGGGGTCGACCTCGGGTGCCTGCAGCGAATCCAGCGGCGGCAGCGCGGAGTTGGCGGGCACGCCGCTGGCCACCGGGTACTCGAACGAGGTGCCCTGCTCCAGCACCTCCTGGCCGGCTTTGGAGGTGACGAACTTGATGAACCGCTGGGCCTGCTCGGGCTTCTTGCTCGACTTGAGCACTCCGCCGCCGGACAGGCTGATGAACGCGCCGGGATCCTCGTGCTTGAAGTAGTGCAGCGCGGTGTTGCCGCTGATCTCCTTGGTCTTGGCCTGATCGCGGAACCAGTAGTAGTGGTAGATGATCCCGCCGTCGACCTCACCGGCGTTGACCGCCCTGAGGGTGTCGATGTTGTTGTTGTAGAGCTTGGCGTTCTGCTTCATGCCGGCCAGCCACTCCGCGGTGGCCTGCTCGCCCTTGAGCTGCAGCAGCGCCGCGACGATCGCCTGGAAGTCGGCTTTGGTGGGCGGCGCACCCCAGCGGCCCTTCCATTCGGGCTTCTGCAGATCCAGCATCGACTTGGGCAGCTGATCGGGGGTCAGCCGGTCCTTGTTGTAGACGAACACCGTGGTGCGGGCCGCCACACCGGTCCACGCGCCGCTCGGCGGGCGGTACTGCGCCGGCACCTGCTCGAGGGTTTCGGCGTCGAGTTCGGCGAACAGCCCGGCGTCCTCGACGGCGGCCATCGCGGGGGAGTTCTCGGTGAGGAACACGTCGGCGGGCGAGGAGTCGCCCTCGGCGATCAGCTGATTCCCCAGCTCGGTGTCACCGCCCTGGCGGTAGGTCACCTTGATGCCGGTCTCCTTGGTGAACGCGTCGATCCAC
The window above is part of the Mycolicibacterium hassiacum DSM 44199 genome. Proteins encoded here:
- a CDS encoding acyl-CoA thioesterase, which codes for MSELLRLLDVRQEADADSWSGAAAGPAGKRAYGGQLAAQTLAAACRTVPADRPPTNMHLQFLRAGDAATPVRYTVTRVYDGRTAATRRVDSYQGERLLTTASVSFAATLPGPEHGHRGSPPGDPETLARTGPAGPAPSLPLDELDIRISDTGTGTGFVRRLWWRTTVRLPDDPLVHTLIAVYVTDVYMIDPALRVHGHSMAARTHRSGTTDTAIWLHRPVRADRWNLLETSSPAAARGRGVVTGSLIGVDGAIAATLVQEGLIAERE
- a CDS encoding AMP-binding protein — its product is MIVAHLRGYGERFAVGTDHAQLSYRELADRVETVAAHLAGPRRLVLIETRNDIATLVHYLGALAAGHVVLPLPAGRDHSAIESTYRPDIVIDAAGVHRRTGDPHRQLHDDLTLLLSTSGSTGSPKLVRLSRTNLISNATVIADYLGLRETDRAATTLPMSYCYGLSVIHSHLLVGAGLILTDRSVVDEQFWDLFRRHRGTSFAGVPYTFELLERIGFDGSSTPDLRYVTQAGGRMPPERVRRFAELGRRAGFDLYVMYGATEATARMAYLPPELALTRPGAIGRPVPGGSFSIEPVDGWPGDEVGELVYRGPNVMMGYAHGPDDLALGKTVETLRTGDIARRAPDGLYEVVGRTSRFVKLYGLRIDLHRVETALRDQGITALCTGDGDRLAVAATGGHDPQTVARAAADAAGVPAGAVRAVAVDELPLLESGKPDYPAVRRLAHSAGADAPTSASDVRELFAEVLHLDPATIDPAATFVDLGGNSLSYVTVTVRLQRLLGRLPADWPRTPIRELQAAARPRRAGRWAGLETSVALRAAAIVLIVGSHAELFTIWGGAHVLLGVAGYNFGRFCQTPVSRTDRVRHLWSTIAWIAVPSVLWIAIALLLTDDYTWSNLLLANKFLGPHDSMTAGRLWFVEVLVWTLVLLALVFWLPLADRLERQWPFTVAMAFLAVGLALRYDILGLGLGRDAWFTMLAFWFFAVGWAAAKAATNWQRAVVTTVLAVGLYGYFDNPVRGAIVLVGLVLLIWVPTIRCPAAVTAVAGTLAEASLYTYLVHYQVYELFEGHPAIGVAASLAVGVALTRAVTAVRRRLADRTTQPRLIPVRR
- a CDS encoding ABC transporter ATP-binding protein, whose translation is MSLLEIRGLTKSFGAHTVLDHVDLDVPEGTVTAVVGASGCGKTTLLRLIAGFEQPDAGSVTIAGRRVAGPDGGVAPHRRAVGYVAQDGALFPHLTVGQNIAYGLRGLGRRAIRERVAELLETVSLDPSFAHRRPHQLSGGQQQRVALARALARSPKLMLLDEPFSALDTGLRAATRKAVAALLAERGVTTLLVTHDQEEAMSIAHQIAVMRDGRFTQIGPPQQVYREPTDLFTARFLGDCITVPCVVTDGVADCALGRIPVTGDNGAGTLVLRPEQVVATPISDTADPTTVGRVLAVEFLGHDVLLTIDPGGDGEPIVVRQHSIEPPRPDTKVRIELRGRGVVLR
- a CDS encoding ABC transporter permease, with amino-acid sequence MAVPAVATPAAPAARSVGGARPHPLVAAIVAVLVAATGIPIGYVLWGIVSVGWHRAYELVVRPRVADLLFNTVALVLVTVPLCVLIGVGVAWLVERTDLPGRALWRPLFVAPLAVPAFVNSYAWVGVVPSLHGLWAGVLVTTLSYFPFLYLPVAATLRRLDPAVEESARALGSNTFEVFFRVVLPQLRLAILGGGLLIALHLLAEYGAFAMVRFETFTVAIFQQFQVNFDGAAGSMLASVLVALCVLLLVAEAAARGPARFARIGSGAQRTATPIHLRHSVIPATLALTALAVLSIGVPLWTLLRWLWIGGTGVWDIGDITSSLSQTIGLAATAAVITTMLAYPVAWVAVRSSGFLARAVEGANYVTSSLPGIVTALALVTVAIQLARPLYQSMPLIVFAYVLLFMPRALINVRAGLAQVPPGLEEASRSLGASPAATFLRVTLRLTAPAAAAGASLVFVAVATELTATLLLAPTGTNTLAMRFWSLSSELDYAAAAPYALVLVVLAIPVTVILFRQSTKAAAL